A single window of Jiangella alkaliphila DNA harbors:
- a CDS encoding mandelate racemase/muconate lactonizing enzyme family protein, translating into MPGRAGAVHMALAMVDIALWDLAAQRAGVPLWRLLGGTPDPVEAYNTDGGWLNVPADELIRSLTSLLDQGWRRVKVKVGTPDWRDDARRLRAVRAALGDDVTLMCDANQRWDLSTANRIMPVLEETQMDWVEEPLHADDLDGHVALQRSTNLDIAAGESIYSYQQFSGFIAHDAIRVVQPDATRLGGVTEWLQVASLASGRGLRVSPHAGDMMQLHQHLVGVGLSAVPPLVEFIPWTQDAYVERSIVREGYLERPQAPGASTAIHLDARRNWQIRGVGALRRE; encoded by the coding sequence GTGCCCGGGCGGGCCGGCGCCGTCCACATGGCGCTCGCGATGGTCGACATCGCCCTCTGGGACCTCGCCGCCCAGCGGGCCGGCGTCCCGCTCTGGCGGCTGCTCGGCGGCACTCCGGACCCCGTCGAGGCCTACAACACCGACGGCGGCTGGCTCAACGTCCCCGCCGACGAGCTCATCCGCAGCCTGACCTCGCTGCTGGACCAGGGCTGGCGCCGGGTGAAGGTCAAGGTCGGAACCCCCGACTGGCGCGACGACGCCCGCCGCCTGCGCGCCGTCCGCGCCGCCCTCGGCGACGACGTGACCCTCATGTGCGACGCCAACCAGCGCTGGGACCTTTCCACCGCCAACCGCATCATGCCCGTGCTCGAAGAGACCCAGATGGACTGGGTCGAGGAGCCCTTGCACGCCGACGACCTCGACGGCCACGTCGCACTGCAGCGCTCCACCAACCTTGACATCGCCGCCGGCGAGAGCATCTACAGCTACCAGCAGTTCAGCGGCTTCATCGCACATGACGCCATCCGCGTCGTCCAGCCAGACGCCACCCGCCTCGGCGGCGTCACCGAATGGCTGCAGGTCGCAAGTCTCGCGTCCGGCCGCGGCCTGCGCGTCAGCCCGCACGCCGGCGACATGATGCAGCTCCACCAGCACCTCGTCGGCGTCGGCCTGTCCGCCGTCCCGCCACTCGTCGAGTTCATCCCTTGGACCCAGGACGCCTACGTCGAACGCAGCATCGTCCGGGAGGGCTACCTCGAACGTCCGCAAGCCCCCGGCGCCTCCACCGCCATCCACCTCGACGCCCGCCGCAACTGGCAGATCCGCGGCGTCGGGGCCTTACGCCGCGAATAG
- a CDS encoding IS1380 family transposase, producing MRLSHVWSKAMPRFDDENLVSCAGLVPVMALAEQAGLSELISSKVAVGSVRVKSAGVNPAGKITSIVAGMAAGADCIDDLDVVRSGGMGRLFGGVYAPATLGQFLREFTHGHALQLASVARAHLVGLVTTTGLLPGIGTRAFVDIDSLLRPVYGHAKQGASFGHTKIAGRQVLRKGLSPLATSISTEHGAPVVAGIRLRAGRAGSGKGAATMVAEAIRTARAAGAAGEILVRGDSAYGNSVVVGACVRAGARFSVALTKNRAVSRAIATIPADAWTPVHYPGAVVDPDTGQLISDAHVAEVPFTAFGSKAKKHQVTARLIVRRVRDRAKTDELFPVWRHHPFFTDNTEPTADADITHRAHAIIETVFADLIDGPLAHLPSGRFAANAAWATCAAMTHNLLRAAGTLTSPRHAVARGATLRRQIVTVPARLARPQRRRVLHLPTHWPWAQQWTRLWNHVLATGPPAAAA from the coding sequence GTGCGACTATCTCACGTCTGGTCGAAGGCGATGCCGAGGTTCGATGACGAGAATCTCGTGTCGTGCGCGGGGCTGGTGCCGGTGATGGCCTTGGCCGAGCAGGCTGGCCTGTCCGAGCTGATCTCGTCCAAGGTCGCGGTCGGCTCGGTGAGGGTGAAGTCGGCCGGCGTGAACCCGGCGGGCAAGATCACCTCGATCGTGGCGGGGATGGCTGCCGGCGCGGACTGCATCGACGATCTGGACGTGGTCCGTTCCGGCGGGATGGGCCGGTTGTTCGGCGGCGTGTATGCGCCGGCCACGCTGGGGCAGTTCCTGCGGGAGTTCACCCATGGCCATGCCCTGCAGTTGGCCTCGGTCGCGCGGGCGCATCTGGTCGGCCTCGTCACGACGACGGGGCTGTTGCCCGGGATCGGGACTCGGGCGTTCGTCGACATCGATTCGCTGCTGCGCCCGGTCTACGGGCACGCCAAGCAGGGCGCCAGCTTCGGGCACACCAAGATCGCCGGGCGGCAGGTGCTCCGCAAGGGCCTGTCGCCGCTGGCCACCAGCATCAGTACCGAGCACGGTGCGCCGGTGGTGGCCGGGATCCGGCTACGGGCCGGGCGGGCCGGTTCCGGGAAGGGCGCGGCGACGATGGTCGCCGAGGCGATCCGGACCGCCCGCGCCGCCGGCGCGGCGGGTGAGATCCTGGTCCGCGGTGATTCGGCCTACGGCAACAGCGTCGTCGTCGGCGCCTGCGTGAGGGCGGGGGCCCGGTTCTCCGTGGCGCTGACCAAGAACCGTGCGGTGAGCAGGGCGATCGCGACCATCCCCGCCGACGCGTGGACACCGGTGCACTACCCCGGCGCGGTCGTCGACCCGGACACCGGGCAGTTGATCTCCGACGCCCACGTCGCCGAAGTACCGTTCACCGCGTTCGGCTCCAAGGCCAAGAAGCACCAGGTCACCGCCCGGCTGATCGTGCGCCGGGTCCGCGACCGCGCCAAGACCGATGAACTGTTCCCGGTCTGGCGGCACCACCCGTTCTTCACCGACAACACCGAACCGACCGCCGACGCGGACATCACCCACCGCGCGCACGCGATCATCGAGACCGTGTTCGCCGACCTCATCGACGGGCCGCTGGCCCACCTGCCGTCTGGCCGGTTCGCCGCGAACGCCGCCTGGGCGACCTGCGCCGCGATGACCCACAACCTGCTCCGCGCCGCCGGCACCCTGACCAGTCCGCGGCATGCCGTCGCGCGCGGCGCGACACTGCGCCGACAGATCGTCACCGTGCCCGCCCGGCTGGCCCGCCCGCAACGCCGCCGCGTGTTGCACCTGCCCACGCACTGGCCCTGGGCCCAGCAGTGGACCCGCCTCTGGAACCACGTGCTCGCCACCGGGCCACCCGCCGCGGCGGCCTGA